The genomic stretch TTCGAGCTGACTCCAGAGGCGCTCCCTGACTTGGCGAAGGTGGCGCAGGGCCTGCAGTCCCTCGGGGCTGACGCGGAAGAGCCGCTTGCGCCGCCCGCCCCGCTCGGGGGTAACGTCCCCCAAGTGCGAGCTGACGTATCCCTTCTTTTCGAGCCGGCGCAAGGCCGAATAAACCGCCCCGATGGAAACCGTCCTTTGAGCGTCCTCTTCGATGCGTTCCAGGATGGACACTCCGTAGGCTTCCTCCTCCAGAACGCATACCGCCAACAGGACAAGCTCTTCAAATTCGCCTAGCGTATCGCCTTTCATATCGTCACTGAGCCCCTATTGTACCATTTCCACGCTTTTGCACAACAAATGAATCGAGCCCCCTCTTCAGACGTTCAAAAGAGGGGGTCGGCCCGGCGCCGATTCAGCGGGCCCGGGTCCCGGTAAGGGCGTGCAGGGGATCGACGCGGACGGCGCGTTTGGCCGGTACATAGCTGGCGGCCGTGGCGACTCCCAGCAGCAGAACCGAGATCAAGACGAAGGTGGCCGGATCGGTGGCGGTCACGGCGAAAAGCAGGCTGGAGACCAGCCGGGTGGCCACCAGGGCCGCCACCACGCCAATCAGGACGCCGGACAGGGCCAGCGTCATTGCCTGGCCGACCACCAGGCGCAGGACGTTCTTGCCCTGGGCGCCGAATGCCATGCGCACCCCGATCTCCTGAGTCCGCTGTTGTACCGACACGGCCATGACCGCATAGAGCCCGAGAAAAGCCAGCACCAGCGCCAAGGCCGCGAAGGCGGTGATGAGCGCCAGTGTGAAGCGTATGGGGGCCATGGCCCTGAAGATGTACTCGTCCATCAGGTGCAGGTCGGCTACGGGAACGTCGGGGTCCAAGGCCTCGACCTCGCTCTGTATGGAGTCGATCAGGCCCGCCGCGTTGCCCGCCGCGCTGAGCGTGAAGCTCTGCGGCGCGTAGGGAAAGGAATTGTGTGGAAAGTAAATGGCTTCCCGTCCTTCGTCGGCCAGGCTCTCGCTGCGGATGTGCTCCACCACGCCCACAACCCTGAAGGAGGCTCGCTCCATTGTGAAGTCGTCCAGCTTGAACCGCTCCACCAGAAGCTCGCGGTCGACGGGGTCCTCGCCTGGCCAGGTGCGCTCGGCCAGCTTGTCGTCCACCAGCACCACGGGTTGGGCTCCGTCCTGATTGTCGGCCTCGTTGAGCAGGCGGCCCGCAACCAGGCGGATGTCCATCGCCTCGAAATAGCCGGGAACCGTCCAGCGGTAATCGGCCTTGTTGCGGTTCCAGTCCTCTTCGCTGACGCCCGGCCTTCCGTAGGAGAAAATGTAGTACTG from Acidobacteriota bacterium encodes the following:
- a CDS encoding FtsX-like permease family protein, whose translation is TLLSAVIFGLTPALRAARPNLVDGIKERGSQTGGIRSNKLRSSLVILEVALSLVLLIGAGLLLRSFSALQEVKPGFRSDNVLTFSLPLPFVKYRTPAGRTDFYLRLKHRLEALPGVLSAGGITPLPLAGGDQYYIFSYGRPGVSEEDWNRNKADYRWTVPGYFEAMDIRLVAGRLLNEADNQDGAQPVVLVDDKLAERTWPGEDPVDRELLVERFKLDDFTMERASFRVVGVVEHIRSESLADEGREAIYFPHNSFPYAPQSFTLSAAGNAAGLIDSIQSEVEALDPDVPVADLHLMDEYIFRAMAPIRFTLALITAFAALALVLAFLGLYAVMAVSVQQRTQEIGVRMAFGAQGKNVLRLVVGQAMTLALSGVLIGVVAALVATRLVSSLLFAVTATDPATFVLISVLLLGVATAASYVPAKRAVRVDPLHALTGTRAR
- a CDS encoding PadR family transcriptional regulator, whose amino-acid sequence is MKGDTLGEFEELVLLAVCVLEEEAYGVSILERIEEDAQRTVSIGAVYSALRRLEKKGYVSSHLGDVTPERGGRRKRLFRVSPEGLQALRHLRQVRERLWSQLEVESGGEGGSG